The sequence ACTACGCCTATGTGCTCGACGCCGAACAGCACCTGCTGGGCGTGCTGTCCCTGCGTCAGCTCTTCCAGACGGCCAGCGACAAGCGCGTGGCGGACGTCATGCAGCGCGACGTCATCACCGTGTCGGAAGACACCGACCAGGAGGCCGTGAGCCGGCTCTTCACCGAGCACGGCTTCATGGCCCTGCCCGTGCTCGACGTCCAGCAGCGGATGAAGGGCATCGTCACGGTGGACGACATCGTCGACGTCGTCCAGGAAGAGGCCACCGAGGACATCCAGAAGGCCGGCGGTATGGAGGCCCTGGAGGCGCCCTACTTCGAGACCGGCTTCTTCGGCATGTTGAAGAAGCGCATCGGCTGGCTGCTGGTGCTCTTCCTGGGGCAGATGCTCACCGCCACCGCGATGAGCAGCTTCGAGGACGAAATCGCCACCGCCGTGGTGCTGAGCCTCTTCGTGCCGCTCATCATCTCCTCGGGAGGCAACTCCGGCAGTCAAGCCTCCACGCTCATCATCCGCTCGCTCGCGCTGGGCGAGATGCGGCTGAGGGACTGGTGGCGCGTGGCTCGCCGCGAGCTGCTCTCCGGACTGGTGTTGGGCGTAGTGCTGGGGGTGGTGGGCCTGGCGCGCATCCTCATCTGGAACTCCATCTCCGGCGTCTACGGGGAGCACGCCTTCGTGCTGGGCATCACCGTTGCCCTGTCCGTGCTGGGCGTGGTGACGTTCGGCACCCTGGCCGGCTCCATGCTGCCCCTGGTGCTGCGAAAGTTCGGCTTCGACCCCGCGAGCGCCTCCGCGCCCTTCGTGGCCACACTGGTGGACGTTAGCGGCGTCCTCATCTACTTCACCGTCGCCAGCCTCCTGCTGCGCGGTACGCTGCTCTGAAGCGCCGGGGCCCGTGAGGCCGCGGCTTCGCGGGAGACACGGCCATGCTTCACCTGACCCCACGGCGCACCCTCGACCTGGAGGCGCCCACCGCGCCAGGACGTCCGTCTCACGTCACCGCCTCGAGCGGACTGGTCCGCTCGGGCGACTGGCTCTACACCGTCGCGGATGAGCCGCTGCACCTGGCCGCGTTCTCCCTGTCGAAGGCAAGTCCCGGTCATGGCGTGGTGCTCGTCGCGAACCACCAGCCCGACGCGTCTGTCTCCCTCAAGTCGTCGCAGCCCGACCTGGAGGTGCCCTGTCTGCTGGTGCCCCAGGGCAGCGCGCCCCACGGTTCGCTGCTGATGCTGCCGTCGGGCACCTCCTCGGGCAGGCAGCGCGGCGCGCTGGTCGCCCTGGGCGCGGACGGCACCCTGGCGGGAGATGCCCGGCCCGTGGACGTCACCGCGCTGTACACCCAGCTCAGCCGGGAGTTCGGACCGCTCCGCATCGCCGGGGCGGCGATGTCGGGCGGACTGATGCGGCTGCTCCAGCGCGGCAGCGGCGAGCCCGGCACCGACGCGCTCGTGGACCTGGACGCGGAGCGGGTGCTGCGCGGACTGGAAGCCGGCACGCTGGGCCCGGACGTGGTGCGCATGACGCGCCGCTGGGAGCTGGGACAGGCCGGAGGCATGCGGCTGTCCTTCACGGCGGCATCGCCGCTTCCTGGCGGGCGGATGGTCTTCACCGCGACCGCGGGGAGCACCGGCCCGACGGCAGCCGTGGGCGGCTCCGTGGTGGGCGTGCTGGCTCCGGATGGCTCGCCGCAGTTCCTCGACGCGCTGGAGGGCCACGTGACGGTGACAGGCGTCGATGCCCGGGTGGAACAGGGACGCGTGCGGCTGCTCCTGGCGGCCCTCTCCGAAGACGGGGCGGGCCCCGCGAACCTGCTGGAAGCGACGCTGGACGTCCCGGCGTAGGGCGGCGTGTCCGCCCCGCGTCAGTCGTGCTCGTGCGCGGCTTCCTCGGGGCGGCCACCGACGGCTTCCAGCGACGTACGCGCCGGGCGGACGCGGTCGAAGGCCACCTCGCGCTGCCCCACGCCCGCGGCCGTGGTGTTGGCGATGCGCCGACGCGCCCTCGCGATGTAGTCCTGCACCAGCGCGGGGTCGGGGTGTGTCTTCAGCGCGTCCACCCACGTCTCGATGGCCTTCTCGTTCTCTCCGGCGTCGGCGCGCAGCTTGCCCATCTCGAAGAGGGCGTGCGGCGCCAGCTCGGAGTCCGGGAAGCGCGTGCGCAGGTCCGCGAAGGTGCGGGAGGCCTCCTGGCGGCGGCCCTCCATCATCGCGATGGCCTGGGCTTGGAGGTACAGGGCGTCATCCACGTAGGCGCTCGTGGGGAAGCGCTCCATGACTCGACGGGTCTCCAGCTCGCACTGCTGATAGTCGCCCAGCTCGAAGTAGAGCTTGGTGACCAGGTAGTGCAGCTCCGCGCCCTGCGGTGGATTGAGCTTGAGGGCCGCGGTGAGCTGGTCGATGGCGCCGCGCAGGTCGCGGTAATGCACGCGCAGCAGGTCCGCCAGGATGATGCGGGCCTCGAGCGCCTCCGGCGACTCGGGGCACTGCTGGATAAGCTCGCGGTAGACGCCCACCGCCTCCTTCACCTTGCGCTGCTCCAGCCAGTAGACATCCGCGGCCCCCTTGAGGGCGCGCGCGCGGAGCACCAGCGCCTCCGGTGAGGAGTCGTGGCGAAGCGCGTCGAAGGCTTTGCGGTACTCGACGAGCGCCTCGTCGGGCCGCTTCTCGAAGGTGGCATCACGGGCCCGCTGGAGATGGTCCACGGGCTTGTCCCGGCACGCCGTGGCGGCCAGGGACAGCACGGCGAGCGCGAGCCGCAAGGACTTCATCAGTCGCAGGCCTCCGGCGTCACGGTGACGCACTTCGTGTCCTGACAGCGGACGCAGACTTCCACTGGCGAGACGTCGGTGACGCAGACGTTGACGCGCGAGGTGCGCGGGCAGTCCTCGGCCGTGACGCAGCGGTAGGGCTCCCCGCCATCACGCGTGATGTCGCTGGCCGTCGAGCCACAGACTTCCAAGTCGTTGCATCCGAAGAGGCCCACCGCGATGGCGGCGAACGCTCCGCACAAGGCGCGTCTCACGGCGGCGGTTGTACCCGGATTCGCCCGCGTCGTCACTGACGCCCCGCTCGCTTGCCTGGCGCCAGGAGCCGCGTTCGCGATTTTGGGACAGGGATGTCAGGTGTGTCATGGAGCACCCGGTGTCAGGGCCGTTCTGGGTGCTCGCGTCAAGGCGCCGCCGGGGTGATGGCGGCGAAGGCCGCGACAGGGTCATGCTGAGCGCCATCGCGCCAACGACACACATGAGCCTTCCATCCCATCCAAGAGCCGTCATCACCGGCGCAGGCACCGGCCTGGGCCGCGCGCTCTGCGAGGAGCTCGCACGCAGACGGGCCCGCGTGCTCGTCACCGACATCAACGCCGCCTCCGCCGAGGAGACCGCGCTGCGCGTCACCCGCGCGGGAGGCGAAGCCCACGTCCATGTCTGTGATGTCACCGAGCCGGCCCAGGTCGAAGCCATGGCCGACGCCGCGGAGCGGCTCCTGGGCGGCGTGGACCTGCTGGTCAACAACGCGGGCGTCGTCAGCGCGGGCCCAGTGGGTGAGCTGTCGCTCTCCGAATGGAAGCGCGTGCTGGACATCAACCTGTGGGGCGTCATCCACGGCTGCCATGTCTTCGTCCCCCGGATGCGCAGGCAGGGGTCCGGCCACATCCTCAACATCGCCTCGGCGGCGGGGCTCGTGTACGTGCCCGACCTGGCGGCCTACAACGTGTCCAAGGCGGGCGTGGTCGCGCTCTCCGAGACACTCCACGCCGAGCTGAGGGCCACCGGCATCGGCGTCACCGTGGCGTGCCCCAGCTTCTTCCGCACCCAGATTGCCAGCTCGGGCGCCTACGCCAACGACACGCTGCGCACCCTCGCCGTCGGGATGATGGATGCGGCCCGCATGGGTCCGGAGGTCGTCGCGCGCAGGCTCCTGAAGGCCGTGGACGCGCGAAGCCTCTACACCGTCCCCATGGCGGATGCGCGCTGGGGCTGGCGCCTGCGCCGCATGTCCCCCAGCCTCTTCCTCCGCGCCGTCGCCGCGATGGACCGCTCCGCTCGCGCGTGGCTTCTGCGACGACGCTGAGCCCCTTCAAGGCGCTGGCCGACAGAGGCCGCGCTCGATGAGGCTCGGCGGCGGCATCCCGTCCTCGCCCGGCTTGCAGATGGGCTGCATCTCGCCACGCCCTTTCGTCGCTGTTCGTCCGGTCGCTGCGCCCGCCGCCAGTCGCAGCGCTTCCGCGAAAGGCTCAGCGTCTGAGCGCCGTCAGTTGTTGCCGCGCGGCGCCTTGCCGGAGGTGAGCACCGCCTTGTCCACCGAGGCGACACCACTGCCGCGCCGCTTGAGCTGACGCGCGCGGTCCTCCTGCTTCTTGTAGTGCTTCATCATCGCGACCATGTGCGGGTCGGACGTCTCGCAGTGCAGCTGCGTCACCTGCTGGTGGCGGCGGCCAAGCTCCTGCCACGTCTGGAGCATGGCCTGGTTGCCCAGGAGCCGCTCCTCGACGGAGTCGAGCACCGCGTCCATCGCCTCGCCCTCGGCCTCCAGCGCCGCGAGACGCTCCTGGGCCTCCTGAGAGGGCGACATGCACCCCGTGCCCAGGGAGAGTCCCATCACCATGGAAAGCCCGAGCCACCTCCGCCGAATCCCCACGTCGCCTCCCGCAGTGTCTCGCGCCGCCCACCGGCCGCTTACGCGAAACGCAAGCTAGGGAGGCACCCCCGGGGCGACAACCCGCTCCAGCAGCAGAGGCAGTCGTTCTTTCAGCAGGCGACGATTCCCGACACTGGTGGCGCGGGGGGCAGGTCGGCGGCGGAAGGGGGTGCGCACACACCTGCGTCCAGCCAACGACGTGCGGCCCCCGCACACTGTCCAGTGATGTCTACTTCGGCACGGCCTTGAGCGACGCCTTGCCGTCCTTGATGACGACCTTGAACTCCACCGCCTTCGCGTTGTGCTGCTTGAGCAGCTCCGGCACCTGCTTGCGCAACGTGGCCGCCACCGACTCGTAGGACAGCTTCGACGTGTCCTCCTGGCAGCGGCGCTTCGCGGTGACGTACGCGTCGTAGACGGCACGCAGCTTGTCGTCCGCCAACCCGCCTCCGCCGCTCGCCGAAGGAGGCCGGGACGCGGCGGAGGAAGGCGGCGTCGACGCGGGCCGCGGCGGCGGAGGGATGCTGCCGGCCGCGCCCGTGCCGGGCGCCCTCGACGAAGGAGCCATACTCCCGGCGCCGGTAGCCGCGGGCCGCGACGGAGGCGGCGTGCTGCTCGCGCCAGCAGCCACGGGCCGCGACGGAGGCGGCGTGCCGGCCACGGCGCCCGGCGCCTTCGCCGCCATGCCCGGCGGCGCCACCGACGTGCCGTGCGCAGGCGTGCCACCCACCGCGGACGTCACGGTGGGTTGACCGCGCGGCGGTGTCCCCGCCACGGGCGCCACGGAGGGAATCCCTGCCAGCGGCGCAACGGACGGGGTGCCTCGCAGCGGCGTGCTTCCCACCGCGGGCATGACGGGCGCGATGGCGGGCGTCAGCGGCGCGACCGCGGGCGGGCCCTTCGACGGCGCTCCACCCGTGGCCTGGAGAAAGCTGGCGGCCACCTGCGGCTCGTTGACGGGACGGGGGCGGATCAACTCCTCCACCTCCTCGAAGTCCATGTCGGAGATGTCCTCCGGCAACTCGACTACGCCCTTCTGGCCCGCCGCGCCCGTCGAGCTGGTCTTCCGGCCCTCCGCGCGGCGGCGCGCCTTGAAGACATCCCGGCGATAGGTGCCCGCTTCGATTTCCTGGAGCGTGCGCGCCCACAGCCGTTCGTACGTGAGGAACTTGTTGTACAGGCCGGCGACGCGGAACTTGGCGGAGGTGCTGCGGATGAACGCGCCCTTCAGCTTGTTCATCCGCTTCTTGAGGTCTTCGTGAGCGCGCGACGGCGCCTGACGCTCGTTGCCCAGGAAGTACTGTTCGTAGAGGTTGCGGAGGACGGCGACCTCCGCCTCCAGGGCTTCGCACTCCTGGAGGACGGCCTCGCTGGAGCCGGGATCGGCCGGGGTGGACCTGCCAGCGAAGCTCTTGGAAGCGGACTGTCGGGCGTCGGGGGGCGGCATGACTCCTCAGAGTGTCCCCAAGAGGCCCGCGCGATTCAACCTCACGCAGCCGAGGGGGTAGGCCCCAGGCTTGCCGCCTCGCTCTCCCGGCGGCGGCCCTTCTGGGCGAGCAGCACCGCGCCAAAGGTGAACATACACAGGGAGATGAACTGGCTGGTGGAGACATTGTACCACGCCTCCAGCGGCACCGCCGCCGCCAGCTCCCCGGCCCCCAGCGACTGGAGCAGGCCGTACAGCGTGCCGCGCTCCACGTCCCCACGGAACAGCTCCACCGTGCTCCGCAGCACCGCGTAGGCCATCAGCCAGAACGCCAGGACGTGGCCGTGGAAGCGGCGGTAGCGCCGGGCGTACAGCAGCCCCACGAAGAGCACCAGCTGCCCGACGGACTCGAAGAGCTGGGTGGGGTACACCCCCAGGGTGTGGCCCTGCTGCGCCACCCAATCTGAGATGCGCACCGCGCCAGGCGCGGCGTGGTGGAAGATTTCACCCGTGGCCTCCACGACGTACCGCGTGTCCTGGAGCTGGGACGAATACGCCAGGCTGGACGTGTTGCCCGACCCGCCCAGGAGGTCCTGCGCCACCCCGCTGCCGGGGAAGTGCACGGCGGTGGCGGCATGCGCGGGCGCCACGTCCCCCCAGCAGCACCCCGCGCTGAAGCACCCCAGGCGGCCCAGGCACTGGCCTAACGACACGGTGGGGATGCACACGTCGGCGAGGCGCCAGAAGTCCAGGCCATGCATCCGCGCGAACACGAACGCGGCCACGGACGCGCCAATCAAGCCGCCATAGAAGACGAGCCCTCCGCCCAGGGAGAACACCTGCGTCCAGTCACGGGCGTAGTCCTGCCAGTTCACGAGCACGAAGAGCAGCCGGCTCCCGCCGATGCCGCCGAGCAGAATCCAGACCGTCATGTCCATGATTTGCTCGCGCTTCTTCGGCCCCTCCACGTCCACCCACGCCCCGTCCTTCAGCTCCAGCGTGCGCCATTCGTCCTGCGCCAGCCGTCCCGCCACCGTCACCGCGGTGATGAAGCCCAGGGCCAGCAGCAGGCCGTAGGTGTGCACGGGGATGCCCTCGCCCTTGGCGCCCGGAAAGGCCCCGGGCGGCAGCGCGTACTGCAGGGCGAACCAGGCCAGCACCGCGCCCACGACGCCATACCCCGCGGCCCGCAGCAGCCGGTCTTGCGAGGGCACTGGCGCGCGCGTGCCCGTCCGAGCATCCAGCTCGCCCTCGGCGCTGCGCCAGCCGTTGAAGACGACGTAGCCCACCGTGCCCGCGGCCATCGCGTACAGCAGGAGCTGCGACCAGAGCGAAGTGAAGGTGAGGTGGACGAGGACAGGGAGCATGGCAACGAAGGCTACCCTCGTTGCGCGGGCGGGACGACACGCATGCGCGCATCCGGGCCCGCCCGGCTGCTCGGCCCGATTCGGCGGCCTAGGCCTGGGTGGGGGCCTGGGCCGGCTTCTCCTTGCGGACGAAGGAGTCGACGATGAGCATGCCCACGCCAATGCAGATGGCCGCGTCGGCGATGTTGAAGGACGGGAAGGTCGCCTTGTCGAACCAGTGGACCTCGAGGAAGTCGATGACGAAGGCCCGGGCGATGCGGTCGATGTAGTTGCCCAGCGCGCCGCCCAGCACCAACGGCAGCCCCCACAGCGCCCACTTCTCTTCCGGGTCCGTGCCGGTCAGCTTGCGGAAGCTGAAGGTGATGAGGATGAGCGCGCCAATGATGGCCACGTGGAAGAGCGGCACCCGCGCCTCCGGCGGCATGCTCCGGAACATGCCCCACGCGGCGCCCGGGTTCTCCAGGTAGCGGATGCGGAAGAACGACTCCGAAATCTCGATGTGCCGCCGGGGCTGGTAGTGCATCCCCGTGAAGCCCCTGGGGGGCGGCTCGGAGTACATCGCGGCCAGGCGCTCGCCCAGGCGCTCCTTGCCTTCCATCTGGGTGGTCAGCTCGCGGACGACGAGGTACTTCGTCCACTGGTCGAGCACGATGACGCCAAGGGTGACGGCGAGGAGGATGATGTATTTGCGCGGCACGGGCCGGGACTTACACCAGCCGCCGCCCGCCCGTCACGGATTGGGGCTTTTCGGCGCCCGCATCGAGTCCAGCAGCAAGAGACTCACCCCGACGGTGATGGCCACGTCCGCCACGTTGAAGGTCGGCCAGCGCATCCCCGGCTGGTTGCGCCAGTGCCAGTCGATGAAGTCGATGACGTAGCCACGCAACAACCGGTCCACGAAGTTGCCCAGCGCGCCAGCCGTCACCAGCGCCAGGGCCACCCGGGCCAGCCGCTGCTCCATGGGCGTGCGCCGGTACATCACGAAGATGAAGCCCATGGCCGCCAGGCTCACCACGAGGAAGAAGAGGCGCCGCACGCCCTCGGGCATGTCGCCGAAGATGCCCCAGGCCGCGCCCGGGTTCTCCACGTAGCGGAAGTGCCAGTAGTCCTCGATGAAGCGATAGGGCCGCAACACCCGGTACGAGCCGTCCTCGGGCGGCGGGCGGTTGTCCAGGTTCCGCTCGGTGACGAAGCCCGTCACCCGCGCCAGGCCTTCCCGCCCATCCAGGGCATCCGTCAGCCGAGAGACAGCCAGGTACTTGGTCACCTGGTCTGCGGCGAGCACCGCGACAATCACGAGGAGGACGAATCGATGGGAGACTTTCATGTCGCGCGCCCTCCTCTATCCCGCTCCCCGGAGTCCTGACAACGAAGAGTGCCCACCCGCCCCTTCCTTGTCCGCTCGCTCCATCTCCCGGCCGGCACGGGATTGGGGCATGGTGTCACCATGCCGCCTGTTGAGCCCGACGTGAATCCTTCAGTCTCCGACACGCCCCCACCCACCGAGGCCGCGGCCAAGCCAGCGAAGCCCTCGCTGATGGCCCGCTTCAAGAACCTGATGCTCGAATTCGGGCCGCTGGCGCTGGTGGTGAACTACGTCATCTTCGGCCTGGTGATCGTCGGCTTCTATGCCGCCATCGAGTTCGGCTTCCAGCCCAGCAGCACCGGCGAGAAGGCGGGCAGTTGGGCGGCGGCCTACGCGGCGTCGCAGGTGGTGAAGCCGCTGCGCCTGGCCGCGGTGTTCGTGCTCACGCCGCTCATCGCCCGGATTCCTCCCGTGGCGCGCTTCATCGAGCGGAACAAGCACAAGTGGAGCTTCTGAGCCGAGGCCCGCGGCGGCCCAGGATGGCCGCCGCGAACCCGCCAGAAAGGGTGTCCCCTCAGAAGTTGGGGACGAGGAAGTCCTTCACCACGCCCATGTGCTGCATGTTGGAGGAACTGCTGTCGCCGGACTGCACCGGGGCAATCTCCGACAGCGGCCGGTAGGTGCGGCTGTCGAGCACCAGCCCGTTGGGGAAGGTGCTGGAGCCGATGACGGTCGCCTGCTGGTACTGGCGCAGGTCCTGGTCCACCAGAACCTGGTCGTAGGGCTTGTTGCGGTTGCGGTTGGTGCCCGTGTTGCCGTTGTGGTCCGCCGGGTGCGGCCCCGCCGTCGTCACGACCTGCCGGAAGGTGGCGAAGCAGGACTCGCTGAAGCTGTCCGTGTTCAGGTCGCCACCGATGACGAGGTAGTCGTCCTCGGGAATCTGCGAGCGGACCTGATTGACGATGGCCTGCGCCTCCGCGTTGCGGTTGCTGGAGCTGGACGTGAGCAGGTGCACGCTCACCGCCCAGAGGTCGCGGGGACCGGGGATGTCGATGCGCGCCCAGGCGAAGTCCCGGTTGGACACCTGCGGGTCGGGCCACTGGCCGAACTGGATGATGGGCCAGCGGCTGATGATGCCATTGGGAATCTGCGCGCCCGTCTCGCGGGAGTAGTGGAAGCCCGGCGCAATCTGGTCCACCAGCGAGCGGATGTCCGCCGCCGAGTTGCTCCCGTAGTTGAACTCCTGCATCAGCACGATGTCCGGATCCACGCCCTTGATGAGACGGATGCCGTGCCCCGGATCGTAGGACTGGTAGTTGCCACTGCTGAGGTTGGACGCCATCACGCGAATGGGGGTGTGGCCCGCGTCCGTGCCGCCGTCGGTCCCCGCGTCGGTGCCGGCATCCGTCCCCGCGTCCGTACCGGCATCCGTGCCCGCGTCGGGCTCGGTGCCAGCATCCGGCTCCGGATCCACGCCCGCGTCCGGCTCGGGGTCGGTGCCGGCATCCGGCTCCGGGTCCACGCCCGCGTCTTCTTCCTGGGTGCCACCGTCATCGGTGGACGTGCCGCCATCCTCCAGGGCGCCGCCGTCCGTCTCCTCGTTCGAACCGCCGTCCACGCCCGCGTCGGTCGGCACGCACGCGTTGCTCGGCACGCAGTGGCCGCCCTCGGCCTCCTCTCCGGACGAGGGGCAGCAGACCGCATCCGGGTGCTCGCACGCGGTCTGCGAATCACAGGCCCGGACGCACAGGTGGCGGTCATGGGACGCGACGAAGATGCAGGATTCGCCCTGCGAGCAGTCTTCCCTGGCGCCCTCGGGGCTGCACTCCGTCCAGAGAACCCCTCCATCCTCGAGCGGCTGCGGCACCTGGGGCGGGCTGCCCTCACCACACGCCAGGGACAGAAGGGTGAGCGAAACCGCCGCGCACAGGAGAGAGGTGAGCGTCTTCTTCATGCTGTCGGACTCAGGAGTCGAGAGGGGGGAAATCGCCGACGACACCCAGGTGCGGACGGCGGCGGGAGTATAGGAACCCTCGATGTGACGATCTTGTGACTTATGGCACAGCTGAACGATTTTATCTACGCAGTCACCCCGAAACGTCACGGGAAGTCTGGCGGACCCGGCACGACAGTCACAGAAACATCCCCGTGAAGCACGGAGGGCCACGACAACGCGGGCCGGAGGGTGGACATGGGACAGCCGAAGGCCCAGGTGACGATGCGCTTCCATGGCGCGCTGAATGACTTCCTGTCTCCCGCGCACCGGCATCAGGCGTTCAGCCATGTGCTGCGAGGCCGCCCGTCGGTGAAGGACCTCATCGAGTCCTTGGGTCCGCCCCACCCGGAAGTGGACGTGGTGCGTGTGGATGGCGAGGCCGTGGACTTCACCCACCGGGTGCAGCCGGGCGCGTGCGTGGAGGTCTATCCCGCGTCCATGGACGAAGCGCCCAGCGTCCGGGTGGGGCCTCCGCTCCAGGACACGCCCCGCTTCGTGCTCGACGTGGGGCTGGGACGGCTCGTGGGCTTCTTGCGGATGCTGGGCTTCGACGCCCTGTGGCGCAACGACTTCGCGGACGACACGCTCGCGCGGCTCTCGCATGACGAGGACCGCATCCTCCTCTCGCGTGACATCGGGGTGCTCAAGCGCGGCGAGGTCCTGCGTGGCTACTTCCCCCGCTCGACGGACCCAGCAGAGCAGTTGGTTGAGGTGGTGCGCCGCTACGGGCTGACGTCTCGCATGCATCCCTTCTCGCGCTGCGTCGCCTGCAACGCCGCGCTGACCTCCGCCGAGCCGTCCGAGGTGGCCGGCCGCGTCCCCGAGCGCGTGGCGGAGCGGCACTCGCGCTTCCAGCAGTGTCCGGACTGCCAGCGCGTCTACTGGGCCGGCACGCACCACCAGCGAATGCAGGCCCTGGTGAACCGACTGCGCGAGCTCGAAGGCGCCCCCTAGGCGCCCGGTTCGCTCAGTACATCGGAACCCGAGAAGTCACCAGGGCGTAACGGAAACCTCGCAAGCAATTGCAACTCCGCAACTCTTGCGAGGTCTCTTGAGACTCAGCCCTGAAGTACGACCCAAGCGTTGTCCACGAGTTCCGGCCAGTTACAGCGCCGCCGCTCAGGCATGGCAATTGCCTAGTGGGCAACACTGGCATCGCCCTCACGGGCCGGAATCCAAGGGAGTCCCGCGACATGGTGCAACGTCCCACAACCCGACGGCGGCAAGGTGGCTTCACGCTGCTGGTCGCCATGGGCGTCGTCACGATGGTCACCCTCGCGGTGCTCCTCAGCTACGGCGTGGTGAGCCGCGAGGCGGAAGTCCAGGGTGATGGCCGCCGCTACAAGGAGGCCTACTTCGCGGCGGAGGCGGGCCTGGCCGAGGGGCGCGAGGCGATGCGCATCCGGCTGGGCAATCTGCAGAGCTATTCGTCCGCGCTCGCGGCGATGCCTCAAGTCAACGAGCCGGGCCTGCCGGCAGGCGGCGACCGTCCCTATCTCGAGGTCCTCCAAGGACCAGGCGGGGTCGGAGGCTGGAACTCGCTGGCCATCGACGAGTCGGACCTGGCGCCCACGGAACGCCAGAGTCCCTCGGGAGATGCCTACGCCGCCTTCCCGCTCCAAACGAACGTGCGCTATCGCGTCTTCGTCCGCGATGACGAGGACGCCACTGCGTCAGGTCTCGACGATGACAATGGGCAGGTCTGGCTCATCGCCGTCGGAGAGGTCGTGGGCCGCGATGGAAGCCGGCCTACACGTGCCGTCATCCAGGCCCTCATCTCTAACGAGAACGCGCCGGCCGTCACCAGCCCTGGCCCGACTCAGGAGGGAGGCGGCCCCGCAGGCACCTTCGACGGCTCCGGCACGGTGACCGACGTCGGAAATGAAGTGGACATCACCCCCGCCCCTTGACCTCTCGTTGAGCGCCCCCATGAACCGACTCATCCTGTTGTCCCTCCTGCTCCTGCCGGGACTGGCCAGCAGCGCCACGGATGAAGGCAAGCTCGCCTTCGAGAAGGCCTGCGCCCGCTGTCACGTCGTCACCGCGCAAGGACAGAAGAAAACAAAGGCCGCGGCCAAGGCCCCGAACTACCGCAGGCGCGGACCGAGCGTCGACCTGGGCCCCGTGGTCCCGATGCGCACGCCCGACCAACTGCGCGCATGGCTGGCAGGCCCCAACCAGATCAAACCCAAGACGAGTTGCGATACGCGCCTGCTACCCGATGGCGACAGGGAGCTGCTCCTCAGCTACCTGGCGCTCAGCCTCCACCCCACACCTCCTACGCGCGAGGAGCAACTTCGCCTGCAGCTCAAGCAGGACCTCGCAGCACGCCAGGCGCAGAAGCAGCGCCAGGCGGATGAACCGGCCCGCCGTTCGCAGGGGAAGAAGTGATGCGCACCCTCATCCAGACACTGGCCGCCGTCACCCTGTTGACCGCGCCGCTGGCCTCCGCCCAGACCACGCCGGGGTCGGCACCGGCCCAGTTGTGTGAAAACCAGCTCGACCAGAACAAGCAGCCCGAATTCAGTGAAGAGAACCTGGAGATCGAGTCATCGACCGTCCTCATCACAGAGGAATCGCCAGCCCGGCTCCAGCTCAACACGAACCGCACGGCGCTGAACGTCGAGAACATCTACTTCCCGTTCGATCAGAACGTCACCATCAGCTACGTGTACGAGTCGGCAGGCGCCTCGCATGCGCTCGGCTACATGTACATGGATGACCTCCGCGTCAGGGGCTATGTCGACAACAACGGCAACCTCGTCGACAGCAACAGCAACGGCATCTTCGAC is a genomic window of Myxococcus virescens containing:
- a CDS encoding c-type cytochrome, with the protein product MNRLILLSLLLLPGLASSATDEGKLAFEKACARCHVVTAQGQKKTKAAAKAPNYRRRGPSVDLGPVVPMRTPDQLRAWLAGPNQIKPKTSCDTRLLPDGDRELLLSYLALSLHPTPPTREEQLRLQLKQDLAARQAQKQRQADEPARRSQGKK
- the lspA gene encoding signal peptidase II, yielding MPRKYIILLAVTLGVIVLDQWTKYLVVRELTTQMEGKERLGERLAAMYSEPPPRGFTGMHYQPRRHIEISESFFRIRYLENPGAAWGMFRSMPPEARVPLFHVAIIGALILITFSFRKLTGTDPEEKWALWGLPLVLGGALGNYIDRIARAFVIDFLEVHWFDKATFPSFNIADAAICIGVGMLIVDSFVRKEKPAQAPTQA
- a CDS encoding type II secretion system protein — encoded protein: MVQRPTTRRRQGGFTLLVAMGVVTMVTLAVLLSYGVVSREAEVQGDGRRYKEAYFAAEAGLAEGREAMRIRLGNLQSYSSALAAMPQVNEPGLPAGGDRPYLEVLQGPGGVGGWNSLAIDESDLAPTERQSPSGDAYAAFPLQTNVRYRVFVRDDEDATASGLDDDNGQVWLIAVGEVVGRDGSRPTRAVIQALISNENAPAVTSPGPTQEGGGPAGTFDGSGTVTDVGNEVDITPAP
- a CDS encoding endonuclease/exonuclease/phosphatase family protein, with product MKKTLTSLLCAAVSLTLLSLACGEGSPPQVPQPLEDGGVLWTECSPEGAREDCSQGESCIFVASHDRHLCVRACDSQTACEHPDAVCCPSSGEEAEGGHCVPSNACVPTDAGVDGGSNEETDGGALEDGGTSTDDGGTQEEDAGVDPEPDAGTDPEPDAGVDPEPDAGTEPDAGTDAGTDAGTDAGTDAGTDGGTDAGHTPIRVMASNLSSGNYQSYDPGHGIRLIKGVDPDIVLMQEFNYGSNSAADIRSLVDQIAPGFHYSRETGAQIPNGIISRWPIIQFGQWPDPQVSNRDFAWARIDIPGPRDLWAVSVHLLTSSSSNRNAEAQAIVNQVRSQIPEDDYLVIGGDLNTDSFSESCFATFRQVVTTAGPHPADHNGNTGTNRNRNKPYDQVLVDQDLRQYQQATVIGSSTFPNGLVLDSRTYRPLSEIAPVQSGDSSSSNMQHMGVVKDFLVPNF
- the lspA gene encoding signal peptidase II codes for the protein MKVSHRFVLLVIVAVLAADQVTKYLAVSRLTDALDGREGLARVTGFVTERNLDNRPPPEDGSYRVLRPYRFIEDYWHFRYVENPGAAWGIFGDMPEGVRRLFFLVVSLAAMGFIFVMYRRTPMEQRLARVALALVTAGALGNFVDRLLRGYVIDFIDWHWRNQPGMRWPTFNVADVAITVGVSLLLLDSMRAPKSPNP
- a CDS encoding Mut7-C RNAse domain-containing protein; its protein translation is MGQPKAQVTMRFHGALNDFLSPAHRHQAFSHVLRGRPSVKDLIESLGPPHPEVDVVRVDGEAVDFTHRVQPGACVEVYPASMDEAPSVRVGPPLQDTPRFVLDVGLGRLVGFLRMLGFDALWRNDFADDTLARLSHDEDRILLSRDIGVLKRGEVLRGYFPRSTDPAEQLVEVVRRYGLTSRMHPFSRCVACNAALTSAEPSEVAGRVPERVAERHSRFQQCPDCQRVYWAGTHHQRMQALVNRLRELEGAP